Part of the Hevea brasiliensis isolate MT/VB/25A 57/8 chromosome 16, ASM3005281v1, whole genome shotgun sequence genome is shown below.
CATCTCCTATCCATATCTCTTCACTAAAGCAAATATGATATCCATCCCCAACTTTATAGTGATCCATGGGAAAAATCAGCAAGATGCCTGTCATATGAACTTCCAGCAACTTTCAAAAGTAAAATTTGTTCTCATCCTAGCATCCCACTAATTTTATTGCAGGCTATATTCACTCTGAATTCCCTTATGTCACAGAGAATAAGGTTTTAAAGGAAAATGCCATAAATACTTTCCAATTATTGAAATGATTTTATACACTGAATTAACTGATCCCCTTGAGACATAGGCTTACATGCCACCTCCCAGCTAACAAGATGATCACTCTGACTATCTCTCACATCACTCCAAAGAAAATCCCTCAGCAACTATTCATTTTTCAATGTAACATACACAGGAATCTTAAAAAAGGACAAATCACTCAAAGGAATGCTAGGTAAAAAAGTTTGCATAAGAGTTACTGTTGTGGATGAATTTGTGGACAAGTTGACttgtttgaaatttaaaattgcagTAAATCCATTTCAGTTGGAGGTTGTTTCGAAAATCATGGCACCAGACCAGAATCTTCATCTGCAACTTTGATTTTAGATTTTTATTTCAAGTTTCAAAAATAATTAGTTATGATGCAATCTTTTTTAGAAGTCTTGTTCTTTTATTCTGCTGTAGCCTTTCTATATAAGGCATCAATTAAGAGTAATAAAATAAGTAACATTTTATCCAAAAAGTATCTATGAGATTGGAGGGTTCTCTCCAACAAGCAACTACTCAATTTTCACTGCAACACACACAGGAATCTTAGAAAAGGGAAAATGATTCCGAAGAATGCTAGGCAAACAAGCTTGTATAAGGGTTAAATCCACCAAAAGGGAACAAATCATTTTTCCATTATCTAATCTATTTAGAGATTTTGAGCCGCCATGGTCCAAAAAGCCAAATAGCTAAGATTACTCCAAGTGCCAATGAACCCCTTAGCAACTATTGCCCAATCTTGGACCACATAACCCGCTAAATATGCCAAACCAGACAACACCAACAACAGCAAATTAATATCTACCAAACCACTCTGAGACATTAATTATCAAGCCTGAGACTCAAAAATCTATTGCAAAACCAAAGCACTTATAAAACTATTTCTCATCTCAAATGGATATAGGATTACCAATGAACTTTGGCTCAGTGATACTAAAGTTATCTTCAAGGCTGTGAAGTTAGAAGTTCAAATCCCAATCAAAACCCAATCAACTAAAAGGAAAGGATATGGATTATCCACAAAATGCAGGATTTCCCAAACCTTGTTTTGCTCTCAGCGCACACTACGCCCAAAAACAAATGAATTTTATCAGTTAAGACCATGTACTCACATATAGTAATTGCCACTAAGGGAAACTTAATATTCATCTGGTACAAGCCAATAAAGAAAAACAAGGAACAAACAGTTCTTATTAATCTAGCCCTAAGCTGATCCTTTGCAATTGCAAACAAGCTAAAGTTGTTGTTATTGGAAGACTATAATCAAGATTCAATTTTgatatgaaaaaaaaatgtaaaacaaAATACCTTGATCCGTTCATACTCTCCAGTTGCAACATGTTTCGCATCCTCAGTGACTCTTATGGTTTCCTTCAACTCCTCTATTTTGCGAATCCTTGATCTGTCACCACCAAATATCTTTGAAGATGCAGCTTCAAGTTTTTCAGCCCTCAAATGTAATGAAGACAATTCCGATATAAGAGTTTGTACAGTCAACAAAGCACTAGAACGGTCTGAGAATGCACCATGGACAGATAACATCAGCCCAAGATACTCATGGAGCGTATCCTGCCAAATTCAAACAAGCAATGTTTTCTTTGAGAACATTAAAATATTCAATTCTCATACCAAAAGATTTACATTTGgtaattcataaatttaaatattgggaAAGATACTTAGACTAATTTAAGCATAAGAAAATACCCAATGCTCGTGAAATAAAAATGTCTTTTATCTATTTCATGCAGAATGCACtaagtgttaaaaaaaattaatgcacAAAAATACTCATGCACATAATTGAACTCATTAGAAAATACCGAAATGCAATCCATAGCAAAAATTTCTGCAGTTTACCAAATGCTTTACAGTCTGTGCATTTAACTCCCGGTAGAATCGGCTTGCTTTAACTGCAGCTGTCGCCACATTTTTCATGTCAGCAGCCCTCGCTCTCTGTGAGTTAAAGATAGCCTCCTCGTTctcaaatttagtcaattttataaacGCTAATCCCAATTCTCCCATTGTTTCCCCCATATCTTGTTGGCCTTTAACCAGCGATTCAGCCTAATACCAAATTCCACCACACAAAAATCATTCTAAAGTCTAAAATGCACAATCAAACAATTAAGATACATGCAACCTACATTTTTTAAATCAATGAAccaaatatgtaaaattacaaatGTACCTGCTGAGAAGCATTGCTGAGTTGTTGCTCAAGATCATGCATCCTCTCTTTCTTCTTCAAAAACTCTTTATCTTCCTCAACAACTGGTGGCTTTGATCCTCCCCAATCATTAGCCATTGACTGCTTCAACTCCTTAAATATCCTCAACAAATCCCTAGCTCCTTTTGCCGGCTGCACCACTTCGTGTGGCGCCACTGCCACACTCTCTCCAAACAACTGCTTCGGCAACTTCACTGCACCATCGAGCATCCTTGAAGCTACATCAGTACTCGTTGGCAAAGGCAGCTTCCCTTGAACCTGCAAAAATACCTTCAATTCATCGCTTTTTCTTATCACTGGATGCCCGGCGAGTCTCCTTAAGTATTTCTCTAATGCCACTCTCCTTTGCTCCACAAACTCCTGCTTCTGCATTACTTGGCTCTCCACCACATTCTTGTCCGGCCTCGGCGGAATAAAGAACCCTCGATATGACTCTGCCAATCGATCTGATAAAGTAACCACGTCTTTAAATCGTCTCCTTACGCTAAATTCAGATCCGTTATGTCCCGGTATGTTCGTTCTCGTCGTGATTAGATACGTAACATAAGTGTTACCTCCTGGAACGAGAGAATTAGAAGTTTCTTGCTCCTTCTGTGGATTCGAGACAGTTATTTTGACATAATCGGAGCTGGAGGACGTTGACTTCGAGAGAAAACCCGAAGAATCGGAGGACCGGCCGGGGCTATCAACGCCGTTGATTTCATTGACGGCGTTTTCATCGAACGGACTGAAAATGACATCGGAATAGGACGGCGGTTCGATGTAAGACGAGTTATCGGTTGCGACGTTAGGGTTTCGGAAATCACGAAAGGGCGGAGGAGTGAGCAGGGGATCAGAGTCAGCGGGCGCCGCCATCGGCGACGACAGAGGGTGGTGAGTGTCGGCGAGTGATGACATGGCACTACGGTAATCGGAAAAAGATTTAGTGCCGTTGTTATTATTGGAAGGTTCGTCGAGGACGAGGTTCTCCATTTCTTCTCTGGATGCGTACATATGGGCTTCTTCAGAGTCCAGGTTTTCCGATCCCATCATGTTTattacgattgataaaaaaatttaaaaaaacataaataaatcaaattataGTACAGCTGCTAAACTATGATCAAGGGTTGAAGCTGGACATTAGGTTTTCAAGGAAGAGAGTGAACTAGGGACGGGTTAAGGTCAGGGCTGGGACTAACGTACGCCGGGGGGCTAGGAGGAAGAAGACGATCGAGCATGAGGTGCACGTGTACGTCACTCCGGGGTTTTCTTGGGGTTACGAAGCTTTTTGGTGGGTGGGACGTGTGGggcttggatttttttttttttattttggttgGATAGAAGCTGGAGATACTCCTTTACCAGCTTAGAGGGCCTTCTACGCTGAGTATTGGAGGTGTGGGGTAGGGTTTGCATGATTCCTGTCTCCAAACCAAATCAAAAAATCAAACTGAATTTAATGAGAATAAAAAAAATTCGTTATtatataaatcaaatcaaatgaAACTTAATGGAAccatattaaatttatttcattgctttattttaattataattatttataaaaaaaataaatataaaattaaatcaaattcaaATTAAGTTGaagaattaattttaaatatatatattttatatttttttgatatatattatataattttaataaatatatttattattaattataattatatatatgtatttgcactaaaataattaattttatttattaattatttttagatttaaaaattaattaaattaattttttataaaattaatttaattaattaatgacttAAGGTACTTATTAAATAAATATCCATGAGTTATCAGAGTATTAAAGTAGTCTCCAGACTACTCCAAAAGTATTCCAAACAACTTAATTCAATAACACAAATTAAGATTTAACAGTTTTTTATCTTTACTATATCTGCTTTTAATTTTCTAATTTCCAAACCcttgcatttatttttttaaagctTTTATATTGACTGTTCAAGTAATTAAATCAGTCCTTTTTCATTTAATTACTTGTGAGACTGACAAAACTACTTACAATAAAGTCAGTTCTCATGATCGTTTGATTTTAGAAGTCAGAGTGCAAATAAGGTGATATACTATGTTTCTAATACACCCGCAAAATCATAAGTTGTGAAACAGCTGAGTTTTTTTTTAAGGAAACAATTTTTGGCATATGTCCAATGGGACAAAAGATCTTAGCTCTACACTATTTCCATTATTCTTCATcaaaaattacaaataatttttgGCACACTTAGTGGGATCCAAGTCTCATTTCATCATTCAACATTACTAATTTTCTTTTTTGCAAGCAACACCATGCCTTCAAAAATCAAAAGTGTGCATGGCAAAAAAACCACCAGATCTCAGGACACGAAGGGAATTCCTACTGTAGAAGGTCTGAATATTCAAATTCCTCTCATTGCTCAATGTCTTGAAAGGAGATCAAGCCCTCTAAGagaagaaattaaaaatcaagttACTGCAGAAACAATACAAACCTTGTCTACTGATCCAATTCAAGGGTGAGATAATGCAGTTTGTAAATGAACTCTTAGATCATTGGAAAACCTCGCATCGACCAACACTAGTGTCTTGATAAAAAGACATGAAAAAGTGGTTGGGAAGCCTTAACcagtctgtcacaccctacccctctataaagcataacatgatctcgtagtatacctaatgaattaccaacttcgtctactgataacccattaaatacactacaagggattttaaaacttttcttacttctttttacagtggtgagcactatttacaggtgttaaaaattttttttgaacttaagtgaaagagctaacacatttgaattattaataatttctgtaaatattttggcagagtgccatttatattttggataaaatagttcttcagaaaacctgtaaaaagcacttcaatatttttctcaatctcaatctccaacataattcaacacaatatgtttttcaactcaaatccacaataacttttcaaagactgagataaaagaaatatagtataaattttacaagtcaaaataactcataatttactttacaacttcaatgtacaattttaatttataactgctcaaaaccaagaacaatatatacatacagtgaacatgcattacagtacaaaatgcaaaatgtggtatactcaatatacccgatggtcTCTcgttgaatgtactagcagcctagtctgctcacATTACTgtcgacaaagaatgaaaagctatcgctgagacaatgtctcagtggtgcacaacattaaccaaatacaactttaaatcacaattcataaatcatataaatgatggatacgtaaaccatagttaaattcaaaacaatgaatgtcataaggaatttaacacaatatcacattaaatctcagtaatcaaaacatagttaaattcaaaagacagtgaatgttaataagaatttaaactccatttcacaaattatcaaagctcataataacacaatttagtcaaataatttacgaacacagtgttgccaattcttacacaacttaagccataacacaaaatttctgatcaatgccgcattgtacaccacgacaaagcaatcacaaccccactaaacgaaatcaatgaggaagggagctagctatataatgagtactcatccgatcacctcaactggtaaaccagagagggacaaaaataaacgatcacgactccataaatgaagaaggaaaataaatgatcacaaccccataaatggagaaggaatgatatgatactgtcatgctaagtgtgaacacaaaatcaattccaaacattttattcaaatgattcgtgagaatccaataaatttccaaagttataatttcattcacaaaatggcaacacaattcacaattaacttcaattttcacaaatcacactaaattaattttttcatagtttcaaaccgtttacaatacttttcaagcaataagtatccattcaaacacatttccataattgaaaacaataatatacaaatagtcataatttatttcaattgaaaaatataaaagaaataattgttgtgcacaaacctctgataactgtctcctggtcttgactcagtgttcccttccctttccctgagtctttgctaactaagaaacacaatttgaagtgtttcaatactcatttaaactgtctctaacgataatgcttgataattaattcactgaattttaatatttgcttagtcaacctaatatgtcgaccctcgatgcattctaggtaaattaggttttaatgttattaatatgtcacattcgatagtattttagagttggtacatgttaccaagttcatttccgtgtatactgcattttcttgcaatttgctggattccgggacactagtttgacctagccggacgacctagtttcctcagttttcgggttttggtcaaaactacaaacttgtagatctatgtcttatggaatgcggggcaaaatttcaggtcattctgagttatgtagaccaagttatggtcattttactattgctggttaaaatgcatcaaaattggtcactttaggtcattttaggttcgaccagtttttggacccaaacttgtgcaagctgtttgatttgcttatggtcatttctggattttggtgtcttcataagacttgtagatatgggtataAACTATtcatgggcaaaatttcaggtcaattgaacctgttttgagtgagttatggcctaaacactaactgctgcccaaatggtcaattttcaggcctcaattgcacttaatccggatttggtcatttttcaagctatcttgcaagaagaattttggcaagcttccttcatgaaatttggcacattttgtgcctagtttcacctccaattggtctcataccaattagagccacacacttaaagttataggcctaaaagacaaactgccttattgcatttctttcatacacatcaagtatcacttttaacacttaccaaacttaacattcaagccaattctggttgtaccatgacctaaacataattcacaacacattataggtcattttggcagtttacaattacattcaatgtgcaccataaagtgcagaatttatcaactcatttacaataatttaagcatctaaccataatacttttacatgcccaacttcacaccatcatacatacactcaaactgccataaccactattacaattccaaattattattccataaaccaagcatgaattccagcattcttcaaaaaTTAACAAACTACCGCAAtgatacctttacattccataaatttccaagcttcaaatttcaatttacatttacatatactaagtatacatcacccaaacaatttcctacacacatatacatttaatcaatcctttaatctaccatttagaagcaagaataagctatccttaaagtgtttccatggctgccaaaagtacacatcccctttaaacatcaaacctcaaaaatttctccataaaccaagtacccataacatccttacaaactttaataaaacaataatcaaaaacttaaacttaccactttggaaattcttcaaaaatccacaaaaactttcatttcttgctgcctatctactgcccatggtgtgaggatcatttttcatgaagactcttgcaagaaatcaaggcttgatcatggagaacttgagctccatgcatggtggggccatgggagaggtttgagagctttcattcttccaaatgaatttttcaaatggagaagatgaattgcagaatgttagtggacatttctgcccacttagggtattatatggtatataataatttacttagtgctccactaacataggttaataataaataatgttaaacttttcataTTCCCATATT
Proteins encoded:
- the LOC110635017 gene encoding sorting nexin 2B isoform X2, giving the protein MMGSENLDSEEAHMYASREEMENLVLDEPSNNNNGTKSFSDYRSAMSSLADTHHPLSSPMAAPADSDPLLTPPPFRDFRNPNVATDNSSYIEPPSYSDVIFSPFDENAVNEINGVDSPGRSSDSSGFLSKSTSSSSDYVKITVSNPQKEQETSNSLVPGGNTYVTYLITTRTNIPGHNGSEFSVRRRFKDVVTLSDRLAESYRGFFIPPRPDKNVVESQVMQKQEFVEQRRVALEKYLRRLAGHPVIRKSDELKVFLQVQGKLPLPTSTDVASRMLDGAVKLPKQLFGESVAVAPHEVVQPAKGARDLLRIFKELKQSMANDWGGSKPPVVEEDKEFLKKKERMHDLEQQLSNASQQAESLVKGQQDMGETMGELGLAFIKLTKFENEEAIFNSQRARAADMKNVATAAVKASRFYRELNAQTVKHLDTLHEYLGLMLSVHGAFSDRSSALLTVQTLISELSSLHLRAEKLEAASSKIFGGDRSRIRKIEELKETIRVTEDAKHVATGEYERIKENNRSELERLGRERRADFLNMLKGFVLNQCPQSYASVKRWTIFFLHL
- the LOC110635017 gene encoding sorting nexin 2B isoform X3; this encodes MMGSENLDSEEAHMYASREEMENLVLDEPSNNNNGTKSFSDYRSAMSSLADTHHPLSSPMAAPADSDPLLTPPPFRDFRNPNVATDNSSYIEPPSYSDVIFSPFDENAVNEINGVDSPGRSSDSSGFLSKSTSSSSDYVKITVSNPQKEQETSNSLVPGGNTYVTYLITTRTNIPGHNGSEFSVRRRFKDVVTLSDRLAESYRGFFIPPRPDKNVVESQVMQKQEFVEQRRVALEKYLRRLAGHPVIRKSDELKVFLQVQGKLPLPTSTDVASRMLDGAVKLPKQLFGESVAVAPHEVVQPAKGARDLLRIFKELKQSMANDWGGSKPPVVEEDKEFLKKKERMHDLEQQLSNASQQAESLVKGQQDMGETMGELGLAFIKLTKFENEEAIFNSQRARAADMKNVATAAVKASRFYRELNAQTVKHLDTLHEYLGLMLSVHGAFSDRSSALLTVQTLISELSSLHLRAEKLEAASSKIFGGDRSRIRKIEELKETIRVTEDAKHVATGEYERIKVGYAEKIANVWAKVAEETSAYTREST
- the LOC110635017 gene encoding sorting nexin 2B isoform X1, with the translated sequence MMGSENLDSEEAHMYASREEMENLVLDEPSNNNNGTKSFSDYRSAMSSLADTHHPLSSPMAAPADSDPLLTPPPFRDFRNPNVATDNSSYIEPPSYSDVIFSPFDENAVNEINGVDSPGRSSDSSGFLSKSTSSSSDYVKITVSNPQKEQETSNSLVPGGNTYVTYLITTRTNIPGHNGSEFSVRRRFKDVVTLSDRLAESYRGFFIPPRPDKNVVESQVMQKQEFVEQRRVALEKYLRRLAGHPVIRKSDELKVFLQVQGKLPLPTSTDVASRMLDGAVKLPKQLFGESVAVAPHEVVQPAKGARDLLRIFKELKQSMANDWGGSKPPVVEEDKEFLKKKERMHDLEQQLSNASQQAESLVKGQQDMGETMGELGLAFIKLTKFENEEAIFNSQRARAADMKNVATAAVKASRFYRELNAQTVKHLDTLHEYLGLMLSVHGAFSDRSSALLTVQTLISELSSLHLRAEKLEAASSKIFGGDRSRIRKIEELKETIRVTEDAKHVATGEYERIKENNRSELERLGRERRADFLNMLKGFVLNQVGYAEKIANVWAKVAEETSAYTREST